Below is a genomic region from Nocardioides panacis.
GCCGGTCCGCGACGACCGGCTGGCCGAGGCGGTCCGCCGGGTGGACGCCGCCGGCGCCGGGGTGGCCGACGGCGAGGAGAGCATCCCGGTCGAGCTCGGCGGCGTCACCCGCTTCGTCGCCCGCAGCGACGTGCGCTACGCCGAGGCGCAGGGCGACTACGCGCGGCTGCACACGGCCGAGGGCAGCCACCTGCTCCGCACCCCGCTGAGCACCCTGGAGGAGGACTGGCACGACGCGGGCTTCGTGCGCATCCACCGCTCGCTGCTCGTCTCCCTGGCGTACGTCGACGAGGTCCGCGTCGAGGGCGGCCGGTGCAGCGTGCTGGTCGACGGCACCGAGCTCACCGTCAGCCGCCGGCACACCCGCGAGCTGCGCGACGTGCTCGTCCGGCAGGCCCGGCCCGGCGGGACCCCGCGC
It encodes:
- a CDS encoding LytR/AlgR family response regulator transcription factor: MSLRILVIDDEQPALDELAFLLGRDPRVTGVLTAGSAAEALAVLQDQQVDAVFTDIAMPGLTGLDLARALSRRRTPPAVVFVTAHDEHAVAAFDLDAVDYLLKPVRDDRLAEAVRRVDAAGAGVADGEESIPVELGGVTRFVARSDVRYAEAQGDYARLHTAEGSHLLRTPLSTLEEDWHDAGFVRIHRSLLVSLAYVDEVRVEGGRCSVLVDGTELTVSRRHTRELRDVLVRQARPGGTPRG